From Ignatzschineria sp. RMDPL8A, a single genomic window includes:
- a CDS encoding restriction endonuclease → MRKEVTEWLKTLVAGFVVALALFLYPKSEDPRWILEAALLLVLLWIITMFGFLSSRIIRGGYELFQRVRSNKRFRYITLKDIDQMEGDQFEAYIAYFLRLNGFKRIKITQYQGDQGIDIIAHKKKESYGIQCKRWSRNVGNSAVQETYAGQGFYKLDHGLVITNSFYTQSAKSLAAQLNIELLDRNDLIDFLKTKGARR, encoded by the coding sequence GTGAGAAAAGAAGTAACCGAGTGGCTAAAAACTCTGGTGGCAGGGTTCGTTGTCGCGCTCGCGCTCTTTTTATATCCAAAATCAGAGGATCCCCGTTGGATTTTAGAGGCCGCGCTTTTGCTCGTCCTCCTCTGGATCATCACGATGTTTGGTTTTCTAAGCTCCCGCATCATTCGTGGTGGATATGAGCTTTTTCAGCGTGTTCGCAGTAATAAACGCTTCCGCTATATCACCCTAAAAGATATCGACCAGATGGAAGGCGATCAATTTGAGGCGTACATCGCCTATTTTCTCCGGCTCAATGGATTTAAGCGCATTAAAATTACCCAATATCAAGGGGATCAAGGCATCGATATCATCGCCCATAAAAAGAAGGAATCCTACGGGATTCAGTGCAAACGTTGGAGCCGAAATGTGGGAAATAGCGCCGTACAAGAGACCTATGCTGGCCAAGGGTTTTACAAGCTCGATCACGGCCTTGTAATCACCAATAGCTTTTATACCCAATCCGCCAAATCCCTCGCCGCCCAGCTCAATATCGAACTGCTCGATCGCAATGATCTGATCGATTTTTTAAAAACGAAAGGGGCGCGGAGGTAA
- a CDS encoding class II histone deacetylase — protein MPQLKSAFYTNEATFWHSAGQYILQFPVGGWIEPPAGSAHAESPESKRRLLNLFKRSGLMDSFAVNSAEPITYQDAKLVHDTAYLDELKRVSDAGGGQLSAPFRVDTPVGVKTYDIALMSAGLAYQAVKDVYQGVYQNAYSLSRPPGHHATKNQAMGFCYLNNISIAIEKAKKELGLGRVAIVDWDVHHGNGQQDIFYDRDDVLTISIHQESCYPNESIVAKGDEKSAIEACGVGKGEGYNLNIPLLPGSGEAIYLYALDNLVIPALEAYQPEMIIIASGFDANTLDPLARMMLHSEAYYKMSKRMKRLAESLCDGKLVIVHEGGYAESYVPFCGLASLEALSGKKTEVESPALDFFISQQPKATFNQFHRDLIDKWCAYFKEKTILQEQISIV, from the coding sequence ATGCCTCAATTAAAAAGTGCATTTTATACTAATGAAGCAACATTCTGGCACTCAGCAGGGCAATATATATTGCAGTTTCCCGTTGGTGGATGGATTGAGCCTCCGGCTGGCTCCGCTCACGCCGAATCGCCTGAGAGTAAACGCCGGTTATTAAATTTATTTAAACGTTCTGGATTAATGGATTCGTTTGCGGTGAACTCAGCTGAACCGATTACCTATCAGGATGCTAAATTGGTTCATGATACAGCCTATTTAGATGAGTTAAAACGGGTAAGTGATGCAGGAGGCGGGCAATTAAGTGCGCCGTTCCGAGTGGATACTCCGGTTGGCGTTAAAACCTATGATATTGCTCTAATGTCAGCGGGACTTGCCTATCAAGCCGTGAAGGATGTCTATCAAGGGGTATATCAGAATGCCTATTCTCTTTCGCGTCCGCCAGGGCACCATGCAACGAAAAATCAAGCCATGGGATTTTGCTATCTTAATAATATTAGTATTGCCATCGAGAAAGCTAAAAAAGAGCTAGGACTTGGGCGCGTTGCGATTGTGGATTGGGACGTTCATCATGGCAATGGGCAACAAGATATCTTCTACGATCGAGATGATGTATTAACCATTTCGATTCATCAAGAGAGCTGTTATCCCAATGAGTCAATTGTGGCAAAGGGCGATGAAAAGAGTGCGATTGAAGCCTGTGGCGTTGGTAAAGGGGAAGGGTATAACCTTAATATTCCGCTTCTTCCGGGAAGTGGTGAGGCAATTTATCTTTACGCTTTAGATAATCTTGTGATCCCAGCGCTTGAAGCGTATCAGCCAGAAATGATCATTATCGCCTCTGGATTTGATGCCAATACGCTCGATCCTCTTGCGCGGATGATGTTGCATTCCGAGGCATATTATAAAATGTCCAAACGTATGAAAAGGTTAGCAGAATCCCTGTGTGATGGAAAATTAGTCATTGTGCATGAAGGAGGGTATGCGGAGAGTTATGTTCCTTTTTGTGGCCTTGCATCGCTTGAGGCATTATCCGGCAAAAAAACAGAGGTTGAATCGCCAGCCCTCGATTTTTTCATCTCACAACAGCCAAAGGCAACCTTCAATCAATTCCATAGAGATTTGATTGATAAATGGTGTGCGTATTTTAAAGAGAAAACAATCTTGCAAGAGCAGATTTCAATCGTTTGA
- the ygiD gene encoding 4,5-DOPA dioxygenase extradiol: MTLQDLATWAGRLQTTPKMPILFLGHGSPMNALSNNEFTKSWQTLGTSLPKPTAILSISAHWETLGTEVTAMKKPRTIYDFYNFPEKLYQMEYPALGDPELAREICDLVDMTTLELDHAWGLDHGTWCVLKFLYPDADIPVLQLSLDKLRSPQYHYDLGRALSKLRERGVLIMGSGNIVHNLRMLDRNLPHEGFEWADEAKMRMVEMIKMHDHRSLIDFENQGEAFRLAIPTDEHFLPLLYILGLETKEDEHFIFNDKSVTGSLAMTSVLIG; encoded by the coding sequence ATGACGTTACAGGATTTAGCTACATGGGCTGGTCGCCTTCAAACCACGCCGAAAATGCCGATTCTTTTTTTAGGGCATGGCTCGCCGATGAATGCACTTAGCAATAATGAGTTTACCAAAAGCTGGCAAACGCTCGGTACATCGCTCCCGAAACCGACGGCGATTCTCTCGATTTCAGCACACTGGGAGACGCTTGGGACGGAAGTGACCGCGATGAAAAAACCGAGGACGATCTATGATTTTTACAATTTTCCTGAAAAGCTCTATCAGATGGAATATCCGGCGCTGGGAGATCCTGAATTAGCGCGGGAGATCTGCGATTTAGTCGATATGACGACGCTTGAACTCGATCACGCGTGGGGGCTTGATCATGGCACGTGGTGTGTGCTTAAATTTCTCTATCCGGATGCTGATATTCCGGTGCTTCAGCTCAGTTTAGACAAGCTTCGCTCGCCGCAATATCACTATGATTTAGGGCGGGCGCTTAGTAAACTTCGTGAGCGAGGCGTGTTGATTATGGGAAGCGGAAATATCGTGCATAATCTGCGCATGCTCGATCGAAATCTCCCGCACGAGGGCTTTGAGTGGGCTGATGAGGCGAAAATGCGTATGGTTGAGATGATAAAAATGCACGATCATCGCTCGCTGATTGATTTTGAAAATCAAGGGGAAGCCTTTCGTTTAGCGATTCCAACGGATGAGCACTTCTTGCCTCTTCTCTATATTTTAGGATTAGAAACCAAAGAGGATGAGCACTTTATTTTTAATGATAAAAGCGTTACCGGCTCCCTTGCGATGACCTCCGTTTTAATCGGATAA
- the panC gene encoding pantoate--beta-alanine ligase → MKLFKTISTLRDFRRELSGSVALVPTMGNLHEGHLDLVKIALQNADHVFVSIFVNPIQFGPGEDLDSYPRTLEADCEKLEALGVTGVFAPNANEMYPNGVQSVRVVPSSIQNELCGASREGHFNGVTTVVSKLFNIVQPDKACFGEKDYQQLHIIREMVAELNMPIEIIAVPIRREASGLALSSRNGYLSDAEKSKALELSQTLKALSDAIDHQDNPNLRALENNAIETLNKQGWKVDYISIRDQKTLTVANSKETPIIILAAARIGTTRLLDNMKVN, encoded by the coding sequence ATGAAACTCTTTAAAACCATCTCGACACTCCGTGATTTTCGCCGTGAATTAAGCGGCAGCGTTGCCCTTGTTCCCACCATGGGAAATCTGCATGAGGGGCATTTAGACCTTGTGAAAATCGCTCTCCAAAACGCCGATCACGTCTTTGTATCGATCTTTGTAAACCCGATTCAATTTGGTCCAGGAGAAGATTTAGATAGCTATCCCCGTACCTTAGAAGCCGACTGTGAAAAGCTCGAGGCGCTCGGAGTCACCGGCGTTTTCGCCCCGAATGCCAACGAAATGTACCCTAATGGCGTGCAATCGGTTCGTGTGGTTCCATCGAGCATTCAAAATGAGCTGTGTGGCGCGAGCCGTGAGGGACATTTTAATGGAGTAACCACAGTGGTTTCAAAACTGTTTAACATCGTTCAGCCCGATAAAGCCTGCTTTGGTGAAAAGGATTATCAGCAACTTCACATCATTCGTGAAATGGTGGCCGAGCTTAATATGCCGATCGAAATCATTGCTGTGCCCATTCGCCGTGAAGCGTCGGGCCTTGCCCTTTCAAGCCGTAATGGCTACCTCTCCGATGCGGAAAAATCAAAGGCACTTGAGCTCTCGCAAACCCTAAAAGCATTGAGCGATGCGATCGATCATCAAGACAACCCCAACCTTCGCGCGCTCGAAAATAACGCCATCGAAACGCTCAATAAACAGGGCTGGAAAGTGGATTATATCTCCATTCGCGATCAAAAAACGCTTACCGTTGCAAACTCTAAAGAGACGCCGATTATTATTCTAGCCGCCGCGCGAATCGGCACAACGCGCCTACTTGATAATATGAAAGTGAATTAG
- the ispB gene encoding octaprenyl diphosphate synthase: MSIESVQTLIKDDFTAVNQKILTALESDVVLINEIGKYIVYSGGKRIRPMIALLCARAAGYEGDKHITAAALIEFIHTATLLHDDVVDHSDMRRGKETANEIWGNEAAVLVGDFIYTRSFQMMASLRSMPIMDILSEATNIIAEGEVMQLLNIGDPDTTEENYMNVIYSKTAKLFEASGGVAGVIAREAGLPDHVDALSKYGMYLGTAFQLIDDILDYTTTSDVMGKNTGDDLAEGKPTLPLIYAMRAGTEADAALIHDALVNADISKLDAILEIISRTKSIDYTHNVAKEQAKLAIEALKTLPDSEHKKALEILANYAVDRTF; encoded by the coding sequence ATGTCAATTGAATCAGTACAAACGTTAATTAAAGACGATTTTACGGCCGTGAACCAAAAGATTTTGACGGCACTTGAGTCGGATGTGGTGCTTATCAATGAAATTGGTAAATACATTGTCTATTCAGGGGGCAAACGCATTCGTCCTATGATCGCGCTTTTATGTGCTCGCGCGGCGGGATATGAGGGTGATAAACACATTACGGCAGCGGCTTTAATTGAGTTTATTCATACGGCAACGCTTCTTCATGACGATGTGGTCGATCACTCCGATATGCGTCGCGGTAAAGAGACGGCAAACGAGATTTGGGGCAATGAAGCGGCGGTATTAGTGGGTGATTTTATCTATACGCGCTCGTTCCAAATGATGGCGTCGCTCCGTTCGATGCCGATTATGGACATTCTTTCCGAAGCGACCAATATTATCGCGGAAGGGGAAGTGATGCAGCTTTTAAACATCGGCGACCCAGATACCACTGAAGAAAATTACATGAATGTGATCTATTCAAAAACGGCGAAACTCTTTGAAGCGTCGGGCGGCGTTGCAGGCGTAATTGCACGAGAAGCGGGCCTTCCCGATCATGTGGACGCGCTCTCAAAATATGGGATGTATTTAGGCACAGCGTTCCAACTGATTGACGATATTTTGGATTACACTACCACAAGCGATGTGATGGGTAAAAATACCGGGGATGACTTAGCTGAAGGAAAGCCAACGCTCCCATTAATCTACGCGATGCGCGCGGGAACGGAAGCCGATGCAGCGCTCATTCACGATGCGCTTGTGAATGCCGATATATCAAAGCTTGATGCCATTTTAGAGATTATCAGCCGTACAAAATCGATCGATTACACCCATAATGTCGCAAAAGAGCAAGCGAAGTTAGCGATCGAAGCCCTCAAAACGCTTCCCGATTCTGAGCATAAAAAAGCGCTCGAAATCTTAGCGAATTATGCCGTAGATCGTACTTTTTAA
- the recG gene encoding ATP-dependent DNA helicase RecG produces METLKHKPITDLKGVGPKMAETLAKLGIKTYLDMLFHLPYRYQDRTRISLIADIQPGDIAIIEGRIFKKEMTRGRRSTLLIWLQDDSGVMAIRFFNYNAGMIKRFEELQTIRCYGEVKYGFNHLEMSHPEILNFAQKDIKLEERLTPIYSLTAGLSQRQMQSLIDALLDELHDHNFPTYLHNPPINLKDALYFLHKPPTDVDIKKLEEKRYPEQQMMALEEIVAHQVALKRSRALFQTEKAFPIHLLDDSKPAFLAGLPFELTGAQQRVIAEIENDIQSTRPMMRLVQGDVGSGKTVVAAMALLHAAKAGFQAVFMAPTELLAEQHFINLERWFTPFGIETILLTGKLTEKQKREAQAKIADGTVKIIIGTHAVFQENVLYKDLNLVIIDEQHRFGVEQRLTLQKKAEEGFTPHQLMMTATPIPRTLAMTAYADLESSIIDEYPPNRIPVKTSLISVKKRDAVIERIGAQCAEGTQVYWVCTLIEESEVLPAKAAEMAHADLTERLPNLRIGLIHGRQKPQEKESIMLAFKRHELDILVATTVIEVGVDVPNSSIMIIENAERLGLSQLHQLRGRVGRGSKASFCLLLYSPPLSSITKERLAIMQQTTNGFEIAEKDYELRGAGEIFGTKQTGVLQFKMADLLLHQDLVEKASTISANIIDNEALCQHLIDRWIGENSDFIYS; encoded by the coding sequence GTGGAAACGTTAAAGCATAAACCGATCACCGATTTAAAAGGCGTGGGCCCAAAAATGGCGGAGACGCTGGCAAAGCTCGGCATTAAAACGTATCTCGATATGCTTTTTCATCTGCCCTACCGTTATCAGGATCGGACGCGCATTTCCCTCATTGCCGATATTCAGCCCGGCGACATTGCCATTATTGAGGGGCGCATCTTTAAAAAAGAGATGACTCGCGGGCGCCGTTCGACGCTACTTATCTGGCTTCAAGATGATTCGGGCGTGATGGCGATTCGTTTTTTTAATTACAATGCCGGCATGATTAAACGCTTTGAGGAGCTACAAACCATTCGCTGTTATGGCGAGGTGAAATATGGCTTTAATCATCTTGAGATGAGCCATCCGGAGATTCTCAATTTTGCCCAAAAAGATATCAAACTCGAGGAGCGATTAACGCCGATCTACTCGCTCACTGCAGGGCTTTCACAGCGTCAAATGCAGAGTCTGATCGATGCGCTTCTCGATGAATTGCACGATCATAATTTCCCCACCTATCTGCATAATCCTCCCATCAATCTAAAAGATGCGCTCTATTTTCTGCATAAACCGCCGACCGATGTGGATATTAAAAAGCTTGAAGAGAAACGCTATCCTGAGCAGCAGATGATGGCGCTTGAAGAGATTGTGGCTCATCAAGTCGCACTCAAACGTTCTCGTGCACTCTTTCAGACGGAAAAAGCCTTTCCCATTCACCTTCTTGATGACTCAAAACCGGCATTTTTAGCGGGACTCCCTTTTGAGCTTACCGGTGCCCAACAGCGCGTCATTGCGGAGATTGAGAATGACATTCAATCAACGCGTCCGATGATGCGTCTTGTGCAAGGGGATGTGGGTTCGGGGAAAACCGTTGTGGCGGCGATGGCGCTTCTTCACGCTGCAAAAGCAGGCTTTCAAGCAGTCTTTATGGCACCAACAGAGCTCCTTGCGGAACAACATTTTATCAATCTCGAACGCTGGTTTACCCCGTTTGGCATTGAAACAATCCTTTTAACTGGCAAACTCACCGAAAAGCAGAAGCGGGAAGCGCAAGCAAAAATCGCCGATGGCACGGTAAAAATCATCATCGGCACCCACGCCGTTTTCCAGGAAAATGTGCTCTATAAAGATCTCAATCTCGTCATTATTGATGAGCAACATCGCTTTGGCGTTGAGCAGCGGTTAACCTTGCAGAAAAAAGCGGAAGAAGGGTTTACACCCCATCAACTGATGATGACGGCAACCCCCATTCCTCGCACGCTTGCGATGACTGCCTATGCCGATCTTGAGAGCTCGATTATTGATGAATATCCGCCGAATCGAATTCCCGTAAAAACAAGCCTTATCAGTGTGAAAAAACGCGATGCCGTCATTGAACGAATTGGCGCGCAATGCGCTGAAGGCACGCAAGTCTATTGGGTATGCACCTTGATTGAAGAATCGGAAGTACTGCCTGCAAAAGCCGCCGAGATGGCCCATGCTGATCTTACTGAGCGTCTGCCAAATCTTCGTATCGGGCTAATTCATGGACGGCAAAAACCGCAAGAAAAAGAGTCAATTATGCTCGCCTTTAAACGCCACGAGCTTGATATTTTAGTGGCGACAACGGTGATCGAAGTGGGCGTAGATGTGCCCAATTCCTCCATTATGATTATTGAAAATGCCGAGCGTTTAGGGCTTTCGCAGCTCCATCAACTGCGTGGCCGTGTCGGGCGAGGTTCAAAAGCCTCCTTCTGCCTTCTGCTCTATTCGCCACCCCTTTCGAGCATCACCAAAGAGCGCTTAGCGATCATGCAACAGACCACCAATGGCTTTGAAATTGCGGAAAAAGATTACGAACTTCGCGGAGCTGGAGAGATTTTCGGCACCAAACAGACCGGCGTGCTTCAATTTAAGATGGCCGATCTACTACTGCATCAAGATCTGGTGGAAAAAGCGTCCACGATCTCGGCGAATATCATCGATAACGAGGCACTCTGCCAACATCTTATCGACCGCTGGATTGGTGAAAATAGCGATTTTATCTACTCATAA
- the panB gene encoding 3-methyl-2-oxobutanoate hydroxymethyltransferase: MITVTTLKKMKAAGEKITMLTCYDASFAGLMNDAGVETLLIGDSLGMVVQGHASTLPVTLDEMVYHTENVARGNKKALIVADLPFGSYEESLESAYQNAVKLMKAGAHMVKFEGGLEQVEKTNYFTKRSIPVCAHLGLTPQAVNALGGYRVQGRDNEAANSMIEAALAHEKAGASLLVLECVPKALGKAISEALTIPTIGIGAGNECDGQVLVMHDMLGVYPTPPRFSKNFLADNPSILAACEAYVAEVKAGTFPSDDHSFN; the protein is encoded by the coding sequence ATGATTACGGTAACAACGTTGAAAAAAATGAAGGCGGCGGGCGAGAAGATTACGATGCTCACCTGTTATGATGCGTCGTTTGCGGGATTAATGAATGATGCGGGCGTTGAAACGCTTTTGATTGGCGACTCGCTTGGAATGGTGGTTCAAGGCCATGCAAGCACGCTCCCTGTTACGCTCGATGAGATGGTCTATCACACTGAAAATGTGGCGCGCGGGAATAAAAAAGCGCTCATTGTGGCGGATCTTCCCTTCGGAAGTTACGAGGAATCGCTCGAATCGGCCTATCAAAATGCAGTAAAACTGATGAAAGCCGGTGCGCATATGGTGAAGTTTGAGGGCGGACTTGAACAGGTGGAAAAAACCAATTATTTCACCAAACGCTCGATCCCCGTTTGCGCCCATTTAGGGTTAACGCCTCAAGCGGTCAATGCGCTCGGTGGCTATCGTGTTCAGGGGCGTGATAATGAGGCGGCCAATAGCATGATTGAGGCAGCGCTCGCGCACGAAAAAGCAGGTGCATCGTTACTGGTGCTCGAATGCGTCCCTAAAGCCCTAGGCAAAGCGATTAGTGAAGCGCTCACCATTCCCACCATCGGCATTGGCGCGGGCAATGAGTGCGACGGGCAGGTGTTAGTGATGCACGATATGCTCGGCGTCTATCCAACTCCTCCCCGTTTTTCGAAAAACTTTTTAGCCGACAACCCCTCCATTTTAGCTGCCTGTGAAGCTTATGTTGCTGAGGTAAAAGCGGGGACATTTCCTTCGGATGATCACTCATTTAATTAA
- a CDS encoding DUF2059 domain-containing protein translates to MKKLFAAATLGATLLFSQVSFAAPASAESVNLLLEKTKAASMGVDMMMEMINDLSQAGAPPEFLQAVKDEIHPADLQALLVPIYQKHFTEEDIQEILKFYDSEVGQKMVDKMPDIMKDSMKEGEKWGEAIGERVVEKMMAQ, encoded by the coding sequence ATGAAAAAATTATTTGCAGCGGCGACTTTAGGCGCTACCCTTCTCTTCTCTCAAGTGTCGTTTGCAGCCCCTGCGAGCGCTGAGAGTGTTAACCTCCTTCTTGAGAAAACAAAAGCCGCATCTATGGGCGTTGATATGATGATGGAGATGATCAATGACCTAAGCCAAGCAGGCGCGCCTCCTGAGTTTTTACAAGCGGTAAAAGATGAGATTCATCCTGCCGATCTTCAAGCGCTTTTAGTGCCGATCTATCAAAAACACTTCACCGAAGAAGATATCCAAGAGATCTTAAAATTCTACGATTCTGAAGTGGGCCAAAAAATGGTTGATAAAATGCCTGATATCATGAAAGATTCGATGAAAGAGGGTGAAAAATGGGGCGAAGCGATCGGTGAGCGCGTTGTTGAAAAAATGATGGCGCAATAA
- a CDS encoding APC family permease encodes METSSSTYKKQTLGLASLIFFVVAAASPLTGLVGAMPIAILEGNGAGISGIYIISGLILLIFSVGFIAMSRYIKNAGAFYSYISAGMGIKMGVTGLALAILSYVSIQIAIAAIFGLFTQIFFQEYLGFNLPWWVYTVLMLGVVCWLGIAKIEIGSRVLGILMLLEVGIAVLIAAIVVVKQGSVGALDLKPFTPSVVFNGNVGMALVFTVAAFIGFEATAIYAEECRDPERNVPVATVIAALIIMGFFAFCSWGMIQAYGSDHVQKVVADNPELFVFNIAESALGSWSVILINILLITSLFAATQSFHNNISRYFYVMARDGIFLPKLAKLHPTKDTPYISSICQTIFMISLTVILALLGQDPLIDIFTWGSAITTMSILLLEILVSISVILYFRRRSELNISHWKARYAPFLAAILMSVVLYLVTMNLDILSGIKTKVIYLVPILVFGSAIAGYLYAVILIRFFPSGMSKLNRVVEEA; translated from the coding sequence ATGGAAACCAGTAGTTCCACCTATAAAAAGCAGACATTAGGCCTCGCGTCGCTCATCTTTTTCGTGGTTGCGGCCGCCTCCCCCTTAACGGGATTAGTGGGCGCAATGCCAATTGCGATTTTAGAAGGGAATGGCGCCGGAATATCGGGAATTTACATCATTTCTGGACTGATTTTATTGATCTTTTCCGTCGGTTTCATTGCCATGAGCCGTTACATTAAAAATGCAGGGGCGTTCTATTCTTATATCTCTGCCGGTATGGGAATAAAAATGGGAGTGACCGGGCTTGCACTTGCGATTTTATCCTATGTTTCGATCCAGATTGCGATCGCGGCGATTTTCGGCTTGTTTACCCAGATTTTCTTTCAGGAATATTTAGGATTTAATCTGCCTTGGTGGGTCTATACGGTCTTGATGCTCGGCGTTGTGTGTTGGCTTGGGATCGCTAAAATTGAGATCGGCAGTCGCGTGCTTGGGATTTTAATGCTCTTAGAGGTGGGCATTGCGGTTCTGATTGCGGCGATTGTGGTGGTAAAGCAGGGCTCGGTGGGCGCGCTGGATCTAAAACCTTTTACTCCGAGCGTTGTATTTAATGGCAACGTGGGAATGGCGCTGGTCTTTACAGTGGCGGCTTTTATCGGCTTTGAAGCGACGGCGATCTACGCGGAAGAGTGCCGAGATCCTGAGCGAAATGTCCCGGTTGCGACAGTGATTGCAGCGCTGATTATTATGGGATTCTTTGCCTTTTGTAGCTGGGGAATGATTCAGGCGTATGGCTCGGATCATGTCCAAAAAGTGGTGGCGGATAATCCTGAACTCTTTGTCTTTAATATTGCGGAATCGGCGCTTGGGAGCTGGTCGGTTATTTTGATTAACATTCTCTTAATTACGAGTCTCTTTGCGGCGACCCAATCGTTTCATAATAATATTTCTCGCTATTTTTATGTGATGGCGCGCGATGGTATTTTCCTTCCGAAGCTTGCTAAATTGCATCCAACCAAAGATACGCCCTATATTTCGAGTATTTGCCAAACGATCTTTATGATCAGCTTAACGGTGATTCTTGCGCTCTTAGGGCAAGATCCGCTCATCGATATTTTTACTTGGGGTTCGGCGATTACGACGATGTCGATTCTGTTGTTAGAGATTTTAGTATCGATCTCGGTGATTTTATATTTCCGCCGTCGTAGCGAGCTCAATATTTCCCATTGGAAAGCGCGTTACGCTCCATTTTTAGCGGCAATTTTAATGAGCGTTGTGCTCTATTTAGTGACGATGAATCTCGATATTTTAAGCGGGATTAAAACTAAAGTGATCTATCTCGTGCCGATTTTAGTCTTTGGTTCTGCCATTGCGGGCTATCTCTATGCGGTGATTTTGATTCGTTTTTTCCCAAGTGGCATGAGTAAGCTCAATCGCGTTGTGGAAGAGGCGTAA
- a CDS encoding DUF3079 domain-containing protein — translation MKKKKMRFPLKPKHPERICWGCEKYCPTGRMLCGNGSDRSQHPIEIIGEDWYETLTEEDREKIEIV, via the coding sequence ATGAAAAAGAAAAAAATGCGCTTTCCGCTCAAACCCAAACACCCCGAACGCATCTGCTGGGGCTGTGAAAAATATTGCCCTACCGGACGAATGCTCTGCGGCAACGGATCGGATCGCTCACAACACCCTATTGAAATCATCGGCGAGGATTGGTATGAAACCCTCACCGAAGAGGACAGAGAGAAGATTGAGATTGTGTAG
- a CDS encoding DUF481 domain-containing protein, producing the protein MLQTYEKNAFWAGLLLTFLMLINTALADIVKLKNGDQITGEITYLEGDLIFIQTDYAGVIKINSHKVASFSILNPSYVKAGMFDKGRTAESITFHETLPTGSKKKRAEPRTLTLMSGEDVLRLPYKENLLVARINDHTPIYQDFRMSGMVDLALDFDKNSTTSALYKLGGSTRIQHGFWRHTVKGSVYRKEDDSKTKKHYYTLNYAVDRFFTDRFFWQGSIDYKHDWIEDIREDFSVGTGPGWQVWDNEHSALSFATLINYQALKYQTGETSKDPQLAIKWDFHNYFLNKSFRFDSAGRLGRSINNNVSLDLTLDASLSYQLTNSLSLKTGLNYEKIKGKEGNSSERTLTIGLGYWW; encoded by the coding sequence ATGCTCCAAACCTATGAGAAAAACGCTTTTTGGGCCGGTCTCTTACTCACATTTTTAATGCTGATTAATACCGCGCTTGCCGATATTGTGAAGCTTAAAAATGGTGATCAGATCACGGGCGAGATCACCTATCTTGAGGGTGATCTCATCTTTATTCAGACCGATTATGCCGGCGTGATTAAGATCAATAGCCATAAAGTGGCGAGTTTTTCCATCTTAAATCCAAGCTATGTCAAAGCGGGAATGTTTGATAAAGGGCGGACGGCGGAATCGATCACCTTCCACGAAACGCTTCCTACGGGCAGTAAGAAAAAGCGCGCTGAACCGCGAACACTCACTTTGATGAGCGGGGAAGATGTGTTGAGACTTCCCTATAAAGAGAATCTGCTCGTCGCGCGGATTAACGATCATACGCCGATTTATCAGGATTTTAGAATGTCGGGGATGGTGGATCTTGCGCTCGATTTTGATAAAAATAGCACGACCTCAGCGCTCTATAAATTGGGTGGAAGTACGCGGATTCAACATGGATTTTGGCGGCATACCGTCAAAGGCTCGGTCTATCGTAAGGAAGATGATTCGAAGACGAAAAAGCATTATTACACCCTCAATTATGCGGTGGACCGCTTCTTTACCGATCGTTTTTTCTGGCAAGGATCGATCGATTATAAACACGATTGGATCGAGGATATTCGCGAGGATTTCAGCGTCGGTACGGGCCCGGGTTGGCAGGTGTGGGATAATGAACATTCCGCGCTCTCGTTTGCGACACTCATCAATTATCAAGCGCTCAAATATCAAACAGGGGAAACGAGTAAAGACCCGCAACTGGCGATCAAATGGGACTTTCATAACTACTTTTTAAATAAATCGTTCCGCTTTGATTCCGCCGGTCGGCTCGGGCGAAGCATCAATAATAACGTCTCGCTTGATTTAACGTTAGATGCGTCACTTTCCTACCAGCTCACCAATTCACTCTCCCTTAAAACCGGTCTAAATTACGAGAAAATTAAGGGCAAAGAAGGAAATTCCAGCGAACGCACCCTCACCATTGGACTTGGGTATTGGTGGTGA